Genomic segment of Callithrix jacchus isolate 240 chromosome 9, calJac240_pri, whole genome shotgun sequence:
AAGCAGAGTAGAGCAGGGTTGTATTTCTCCCACTGCAGCAGCAGGGAGGCAGATGGCAAATCTCACCTCCTTCCTCCCACTAGGTCGCAGAACTTGAAAAGCGCCTGACAGAGCTGGAGGCAGCTGTACGTTGTGATCAGGATGCTCAGGTCAGGTGCTCTCCTGTACATAATCTGAGCCTTAGATCCTGCAACCCATGGTCTAAAACTTGCCACATATCTGGGAGGGGTCATCCAAGGGTTTCAGTTATAGGGATCAGCTAGTGGGTTCCCACCTAGAACCAGGGAAGATGAGAGAAGATGATAATCATGGAGATATAAGGACTACTGAtgtcttccctccctttcccaccagAATCCCCTTTCTGCAGGTCTACAGGGAGCCTGTCTCATGGTGAGTTGGGAAGAAACTGGAGTGTTTCCATTACAGAGGGGATAATTGGGATTGGGTTTGCTTTGAGGGTTATTTTTGAGTTTGTAGCTATATATTAATGTAGTGGAATATGAAAGGCCTCTTCCTAGTCTGATCCTTTCTTCCTTGTGATGCTTGTCCCAACTCTCATCCCCAGGAGACTGTAGAGTTGTTGCAAGCAAAAGTGAGCGCCCTGGACCTTGCAGTTTTGGACCAAGTGGAGGCTCGGCTACAGGTAAAACTGAGGGAAAATTAAATTACCGGTAGCTTGGACTTTGGAAGCCCTGGATGCTCTATCAACcttaaaaatctgtgttttcagAGTGTCCTGGGAAAGGTGAATGAGATTGCCAAGCATAAAGCCTCTGTAGAAGATGCAGATACCCAAAGCAAGGTCCGGAAGACAGCTTCCCCATCTCCTTTCCACTCCCTCAGTTTTTCTGAATGGCAATAACAAAGCATGAGAACACAATGAGTCTTCAGGTCCCCATCTTCATAAGCTCTTACCAGCTGGGAAAGTCAGGGCAGTGCTTCCCTCTGCCCACTTGACCCTTTCCCCCACTCTGGTGACGTAGCAGTCTGTGCATACTGACCTGGCTGCCTCAGCTATCCCGTCTGGGCCCTGTTGTGTCCCTTCAGGTGCACCAGCTGTATGAAACTATACAGCGCTGGAGCCCCATTGCCTCCACCCTCCCTGAGCTGGTGCAGAGACTCGTCACCATCAAGCAGCTGCATGAGCAAGGTGGGAGGCCAGCTGCCAGGAGTGCTAAGAGAAGTTGAAAAATGGGCAACTTTTGGTCCCTCCCTCATCTTGGATTCTAGTCTTAGCCGTAATTTTCTTACTCTTGTAGCCATGCAGTTTGGTCAGCTCCTGACACACTTGGATACCACCCAGCAGATGATTGCTAATTCTCTGAAGGACAATACCACCCTCTTGACCCAGGTGTGTGTGCCCCTTATTGATCTGTCTCCTTTCTCCAGCATGTACAGACTAGGTTCTCCAGTGTTACAGGGTTCTGCCTTAGCCTATTTTTGTAGCATGGTGTTGTGGCAGGGGGTTGGTCTGGAGTCTCTAACCTATTTTCAATGTGAGGGCCCTTTGACAATGTATTTAACCTATGAACCTCCATCTTTCCATTTGGGAAATGATACCTCCCTCAGAGTTATATAGATGAGGTGAATATGGGAAAATTGTTAGGAGCTAGTGAACATGTTTTCTTATAAAACCCCGCTCTTCCCTGTTGTCCCAGCTTAGCTTACTCTTCCTAATGAGCACAGTACACTGGAAAGAATCCAGGCTTTGAAGTCAAAAGCCAAGCCCTAATCTGGTTCTGTCACTTCCTTTCTGACCCTGGATAATGAGTCTCACCTAGTTCCTTCATTCTTTTAGTAATGCTTGGGACATAGCAAGTTCACAATTTCTTTTTACTACCTTAttacttttgagacagtctcgctctgttgcccaggctggagtacagtggagggatctcggctcactgcaggctccacctcccaggctcccgagtagctgggattataggcacacaccaccacacctggctaatttttgttttttttagtagaaatgggttttcaccatgttggccagggtggtctcaaactcctcacctcaagtgatctactctccttggcctcccaaagtactgggattataggcatgagccaccacacccagccacaagtCCACAATTTCTGTTGGAGGCACTGTTCTCAGTGCTGGAAGGACCATTAAATTCGAGAGACCAGTGTTAATCACAGGATCACtgagataaatgaaaaattatataaaggaCTTGGAATAATATCCTCTTCCTCCAGAgcagttttctaaaattttgaacCAGTGAAACCTTCATTTCAACAAAATCTTATTTAGCTCTCATtacataaaacagattttttaaaaaactgttctgGTTctacctctgaaaaaaaaaaaaaagaaacaaaagaaaaactgttcTGGTTGAACTCAGAATGGGAATTCTCAAGAGTCCTGCTTGCTTGGCACTCCCTGAGCTTGGTCCCTGGTACTCTAAGGGTATCTTGAAATTTGCTACTATAAACCCCCTCTCTGTGGCCCACAAACtgtgcttccatttcttttttgtcttctctCAGAGAATTCCTTCAGGTCCTCACCCAGTTAAGCAACTGGACACAACAAAGAGTAAAACCTCTCTACCACTTTGTAGGTGCAGATAACCATGCGTGAAAACCTGGCCACAGTTGAGGGGAACTTTGCCAGCATTGATGAACGGATGAAGAAGCTGGGAAAGTGAGCACATCTGGGAACTGGAGAACAGGGGTAATCCCTACCCCTGTGAACTCTGCTAACAGCTTACATAGGATTTCCCCTTTACTGTAACTCTAGCATCCCCATCCCATTTGACACTGGGGGCAATGGTTCTTCTTGCATGTGGGGTTTATACCTCTCCCCTGATGAATACAGAGTGGTAGCTGGGGGTTATTAGAAGGTGGTCTTCCCTCAGGCCTGAGGGATGGGGACGTGGACCCAGCCACATGCCAGCTCATGTCCAATACTGCTTTGCCTGGTGTGGAGAAGGATTGGGTCTTGTCCTCCAACACAGCTTCTGTGGCTGACTGTAATAGTGTACAACCATTTCTGACCATTAAATGCTGTTGTACTCTGTGTGGCCTCTGCTATGTTTCCTGGGGAGGAGGCAGCACTAGGACACAAATAGACATTCATAGCATAATAGGCAGTCTAAGCCACTCTATACTACAAGAGATGAATTTAAATTGTAACCTGTTCTTACGaaagaactaaattaaaaaatgagtacagagccagagccagagttTCAAAATATTCTCATCTGTTAAATTAAGAGTGTCTCCCATAGAAAAGCAGGGGAGGCCCCACAGGGCAAGtacaaaacagaattaaaactcCCAAGAGTcttgtctttacaaaagaaaaggcaGGAGGCAGCCCCTGGACAGCTGGTCATGCTGGCCGCTCCGGTTGGACCACGTTGCATAATCCTCAGTCGCATCATCACAACGTCTCTGAGCGTTTTGATGGGGGGAGAAGGGGCAGTGTAGTGTGTATGGGAGGAGAGGCCCAGAAGGCTCTCTTTGCCCCCTTACCCCCTTTTTATATCCCAGAGGAAAGGGGGGGATCCTGGCTACACCTTGAATTGAGGGTATGTGTTTCAAACCTGGGGACAGGGGTAAGAGGGGATCTGTGCTTTGAGCAACCTGAGCCAGAGGCAGAGGGGTGTTGGAGGGGTAAAGGAAGGATGCATGATGCTTATTGCTTTGTACCTTTCACTGGGAAGGAGGGCAGCAGCCAACAGTAGCTCACAGGTTTGTAAACTGAGCCTGTTGGCTTTAAGAAGGGAGGCAATGAAGTCgaattaaatataaaagagtCATTTGTGcaaaaataacttaaacaaataaaagaccTGGGGAAGGGGGTGTTCCCCTTAGCGCCTGGTGGGGAGAGGGCCATACACCACCCCCCCAGGCCTTTTCAGTGACATGGCTTTGGGGGGGAGGGGGTGAACTTCCCTACCCCCTGCAATGGCTCAGGATGGGATTGTAGGGGAAGGGGTTGCATTTGTGCTCTGAGTGGGGAGTAGTGCCCCCACCCACTGTCCACAGGTGCAGGTGGCTGGCAAGGGCTCCCAAGGCTCAGCACTCAGCTCTCCCCAATCAGGGTCAGATCCAGCTCCAGGTATGGCTGCTATGGGGCCAGTTTCCTCCTCTTGTTTTTGGCAGGACGGCCAGGGCGGGCCCGGGGAGGCAGAGGGACAGCTACCTAAAACCAGATGGGAAGTTGAAAGAAATGGTCAATTGCTAGGTATCAGAAAGTCTTCTTTTCTCCCCACTCCCTCTaaccctcctttcctcctgctgcCTCATCCCTTACATCCTACCCATACACCCATCCACCCACACACTTACTCGGGCTGTAGGGCTGGGTTCCAACATAATGTCCTGGCGGGAGCTATTGCTGTTCCGGGTAGGGCTGCAATAAGGGCACAGATGATCAGGAACAGCTCCCAAGCACCAGGTGAATTTCAGAAGTTTGGGTGGGAAACTTTCTACATTTGGATAGTAAAGGCATAATATCTTTATTCATAGTCAAGTGTCTGCCCTTTTGAAAACCAAGCCACTATTTGTACATTAGAACTGTCCAAACCAAAAAGGCAAAAGCCAGCACTGTAATAGGCCCAACACTCACTTGTATTTTCTCCTCCGGCCACGACGAGACTTTCTGACTACTCCCGGGGGCACCTGAGAAAAGATGGACTGTGTATGGGGAAAGTTAGAAACGGGCACCATAGCCCCAGCCTTTCCTCAGAGCCCCTGAGCCCAGACCACTATCACTCTACACTCACCTTAAGGTCCTCAGAATGGGGCCCGGGAGGGGGTGGATCCTTGGGCTCAGCACCCCCTTCAGCCAGCTCCCCATTATGCTGCCAGTGGTGGGTTCTTCTTGGGGACCTTTCCATTTGTCCATTGAAGCCACCACGTGTCCCCCATTTGAGGGCCAGTCGGCCAGGCTCCCGCCGGCTGCCAGGCTTTCGGCCTcggcctggcctggcctcaccATTAATGCCCCTAagtccccctcctcccctccggCCCCGTTTCCCTGACCCCCTCCCAGTGAGCAGCTCAGGGACTGGGGGGTCGGGAGAACCGTGGGGTGGGGCTAAGGCACTGAGGGGAGGCCGGGCAGGCTCTGGTTCGAGGGCTGAGGCGGGGCTCTCAGGGGGTAAACAGGGGGCTTCTGGCTGCTCTGGAGGGATCTGCTGGCAAAAAATAAGTTCTCAGTCAGTCTCAAATACAGTCCTTCTTCTGCTCTAACTCAGAAAGCCCTAAATTTCCAGTTTGAGAAAAAAAGTATCTCCCTGACAAATATATACCCACACCCTCACCTGGAGACTCTGTAGCAGGCAGGCTAGGGGACTAGAAGCCTCTGAGAGGGGTGGAGGAGCTCCACCCCCAGGGAGGAGCTGCAGCCCCAACTGGCCAGAGAGAAGAGGGCCAGGAGGCTGCAACAGGCTGGGGAGGGCTCCAGGGCTGCTGGTCAGTGAAGACAGGTCACCTGTTAAGAAATTATAGTCAGGGGTCTCTCCCTCGGCAAACCAAGGCTGAGCAGACCCTACTATTCTCTTTAGGCTTTATCCAGTGGCCAAAGACTTTTTCCCCAATCTATTAAGCCTCTACTCCCAAGTTTTACTGCTGCTTTTTCACACCTAGAGAGTGAATTCACACTCCTCAAACTCACCCAGCAGGCTGGCACCCAGCAGAGGGCTAAGGAGTTGGGGGGGTCTCCCTGAGTTGGAGGGGGCCTTGCCCAGAGAGGAGGCCCCCGGGTCAGTAGTTGCCGTGGTGACACTGGAGGTAGGTGGTCCAGGTTGGGGGGCACTCAGGACACAGggctaagaaaaaagaatgattctAACACTTATGTGTGTAAAATACTCAACAAATTGATAATGCTTTCACATCCACTGTCTGACTGAAGCCTCAAGTGAGATGGGCCATACTTATTAAATACACACCCAATTCTTAACAGCCATCCTACCCCCAGCCAAGAACTAAGGCCTTCCCAAAGGCCCCAAGGAAGAACTCAGGAATGAAACTGAAAGCTTTTGATTCCCAGCTCCCATCTCTCATTCTAAGTCTTGTGTTGTCCAACCTACTCACCCCCATGCTCACCTGGGGGGTTGTCCCCGAGGGGGGATCCAGGCTGGCAGCCAGCAGCGCAGAATTTAAAGCTATGAGGGTAGGGGGGGCTGAAAGGGGGGGGAAAAGTAGGGGGGGCAGGTCTCCCAAGCCTGAAAATGGGTCCCCACTGGGACCCCCGGCTCCCTCTGCAGATCCTTCCCCATCCCCAGCTGTGGGGCCCAGAGCCAACAGGGGCAGGAAAGAGGCAAGGAGGTTGCTGGGAGGTGCTGAAGGAGGTGGAAGAAGGTCTGAAGGTGGTGGAGGAAGCAAGGAAGCCACCAAAAGTGAAGGCCCTTCAGGCTCTCCTGGGGCTAGGGGAGGACCAGGTCCTCCTGGTGGGGGTAGCAGGGGCTCAGGGGGAGGTTGTCCTCCTCCCCCAGCCAGCACACCAAATAAACTGTGGTTGAGCAAtggagaaggtggaggctgcCCCAGACTCAGAGGGAGAGGCAAGGCCCCGAGCATCCCAGGGAAGCCAGCTCCACTCAGCGCCAGGCCCTGCTCAgggctggggaaagggaaagCCTCTCCACCAGCcaggggaggcagagggcagGCTGGGCCCGCCCCCATCCCCAGCCCTTCAGATGGGCTTTGAAGCACAGGGCTGGGGACTACCGGGGCTTTGGAGGCAGCTGGTGGGGCAGGGGCACCTGTAAAAGAGGAGAGAAATTCAGCTCAAGGGAGGCCCCTTCTACCATCATCCAAAGAAGCCAGCCTCCAGCCCCCAACCCAGAAAACCCTCAAAGAGCTCTCTGAACATTCCCCTAAATGCCTTGGCTGCCTCTTTCCATCCAGGATGGGGAAAAGCTCCACAACACTCACATACCTGGCACACTGCTGAGGCTGCCACTGGTGGTCCCAGGCAGGGAGGGCTGGATAGGGTGCCTGGGCTGGGGAGGGCTCCCTGAGGAGAgggttgggggaggaggaaggtgtGCATCTGACCCCAAAAGGTTAAAGCTTCCATCAGAGTGGGAAGGGCCAGGGGTGGGGAGTCCCAGCAGGGACAGCACAGAAGGGAGAATTGGTTGGGATGGCTCTGGGAGAGAAAAGGGTTGGGGTACAGGAGCAGGGGCCCGAGGACGGCTCCGTCTAGGGGTTTGAGGGCCTCTCCCTTCTAGCAATCGAAATACAGTAGGGGGTCTTCGGGGACGACGCTGAGAGGGACGAAGTGATGAGTGGGAAGCTGAGGGCGCCTGGGCACGGGGCCTTCGGCCCTGTAAAGTGCTGGGAGGGAGTAGTGGGGGATGCTGTGCCTTGGCCGCTGCAGAGAGTAGGCTGCTAGCAAGGAAGGGGGGTGCCCCAGGCCCCTCCACTGTGGGGGCCCCTCCCAGGGGCCCCAAGACCAGGGGCAGGTGCATAGTGGCTGAAGACACTGGTGGCTGAGTGGCAGGACCAGGGTGGGCAGGGAGATTATTGCTCgggggcaggggaggaggtgTTAAGGCATCACTACAGTGGAAGAGAGGAGGGTCTGAAGGTGGAGAGGAGGAGGCATGAGGGGCCGGGGGAGAGCCCAAGTCAGAGGGCACCAGGCTGGATCTGAGGGCAGCTCCCCAGTTGTATGAGGGAGCATTGAGGCTGATAGCCGGTGGAGGAGGTGGGGCTGGAGAGGGGGCATTGCCCCTTGGGAGGAAACAGGGGCTGCTACTGCCCCCAGAAGGGACTGGATCAGGAAGCCTTGGTGGGAAAAGCCCCCCAGGGCCTGCTAAAGTGGGGAAGGCCTGGGAAACTGAGGGTGGTTCTGGGGGAAGGGAGCCAGGACCCCCATTAAGTGGAGTTGTAGGAGGAACTCGACAGGGAGGGCGGGCAGAGGGGGGCCCTGGGGACACAGTGTGGAACATTTGGGGGCTCGCTCCCTCTCCtgcaataa
This window contains:
- the MBD6 gene encoding methyl-CpG-binding domain protein 6 isoform X4; protein product: MNGGNESSRADRAGGPVATSVPIGWQRCVREGAVLYISPSGTELSSLEQTRSYLLSDGTCKCGLECPLNVPKVFNFDPLAPVTPGGAGVGPASEEDMTKLCNHRRKAVAMATLYRSMETTCSHSSPGEGASPQMFHTVSPGPPSARPPCRVPPTTPLNGGPGSLPPEPPSVSQAFPTLAGPGGLFPPRLPDPVPSGGSSSPCFLPRGNAPSPAPPPPPAISLNAPSYNWGAALRSSLVPSDLGSPPAPHASSSPPSDPPLFHCSDALTPPPLPPSNNLPAHPGPATQPPVSSATMHLPLVLGPLGGAPTVEGPGAPPFLASSLLSAAAKAQHPPLLPPSTLQGRRPRAQAPSASHSSLRPSQRRPRRPPTVFRLLEGRGPQTPRRSRPRAPAPVPQPFSLPEPSQPILPSVLSLLGLPTPGPSHSDGSFNLLGSDAHLPPPPTLSSGSPPQPRHPIQPSLPGTTSGSLSSVPGAPAPPAASKAPVVPSPVLQSPSEGLGMGAGPACPLPPLAGGEAFPFPSPEQGLALSGAGFPGMLGALPLPLSLGQPPPSPLLNHSLFGVLAGGGGQPPPEPLLPPPGGPGPPLAPGEPEGPSLLVASLLPPPPSDLLPPPSAPPSNLLASFLPLLALGPTAGDGEGSAEGAGGPSGDPFSGLGDLPPLLFPPLSAPPTLIALNSALLAASLDPPSGTTPQPCVLSAPQPGPPTSSVTTATTDPGASSLGKAPSNSGRPPQLLSPLLGASLLGDLSSLTSSPGALPSLLQPPGPLLSGQLGLQLLPGGGAPPPLSEASSPLACLLQSLQIPPEQPEAPCLPPESPASALEPEPARPPLSALAPPHGSPDPPVPELLTGRGSGKRGRRGGGGLRGINGEARPGRGRKPGSRREPGRLALKWGTRGGFNGQMERSPRRTHHWQHNGELAEGGAEPKDPPPPGPHSEDLKVPPGVVRKSRRGRRRKYNPTRNSNSSRQDIMLEPSPTARVAVPLPPRARPGRPAKNKRRKLAP
- the MBD6 gene encoding methyl-CpG-binding domain protein 6 isoform X3, with product MNGGNESSRADRAGGPVATSVPIGWQRCVREGAVLYISPSGTELSSLEQTRSYLLSDGTCKCGLECPLNVPKVFNFDPLAPVTPGGAGVGPASEEDMTKLCNHRRKAVAMATLYRSMETTCSHSSPGEGASPQMFHTVSPGPPSARPPCRVPPTTPLNGGPGSLPPEPPSVSQAFPTLAGPGGLFPPRLPDPVPSGGSSSPCFLPRGNAPSPAPPPPPAISLNAPSYNWGAALRSSLVPSDLGSPPAPHASSSPPSDPPLFHCSDALTPPPLPPSNNLPAHPGPATQPPVSSATMHLPLVLGPLGGAPTVEGPGAPPFLASSLLSAAAKAQHPPLLPPSTLQGRRPRAQAPSASHSSLRPSQRRPRRPPTVFRLLEGRGPQTPRRSRPRAPAPVPQPFSLPEPSQPILPSVLSLLGLPTPGPSHSDGSFNLLGSDAHLPPPPTLSSGSPPQPRHPIQPSLPGTTSGSLSSVPGAPAPPAASKAPVVPSPVLQSPSEGLGMGAGPACPLPPLAGGEAFPFPSPEQGLALSGAGFPGMLGALPLPLSLGQPPPSPLLNHSLFGVLAGGGGQPPPEPLLPPPGGPGPPLAPGEPEGPSLLVASLLPPPPSDLLPPPSAPPSNLLASFLPLLALGPTAGDGEGSAEGAGGPSGDPFSGLGDLPPLLFPPLSAPPTLIALNSALLAASLDPPSGTTPQPCVLSAPQPGPPTSSVTTATTDPGASSLGKAPSNSGRPPQLLSPLLGASLLGDLSSLTSSPGALPSLLQPPGPLLSGQLGLQLLPGGGAPPPLSEASSPLACLLQSLQQIPPEQPEAPCLPPESPASALEPEPARPPLSALAPPHGSPDPPVPELLTGRGSGKRGRRGGGGLRGINGEARPGRGRKPGSRREPGRLALKWGTRGGFNGQMERSPRRTHHWQHNGELAEGGAEPKDPPPPGPHSEDLKVPPGVVRKSRRGRRRKYNPTRNSNSSRQDIMLEPSPTARVAVPLPPRARPGRPAKNKRRKLAP
- the MBD6 gene encoding methyl-CpG-binding domain protein 6 isoform X2 gives rise to the protein MNGGNESSRADRAGGPVATSVPIGWQRCVREGAVLYISPSGTELSSLEQTRSYLLSDGTCKCGLECPLNVPKVFNFDPLAPVTPGGAGVGPASEEDMTKLCNHRRKAVAMATLYRSMETTCSHSSPGEGASPQMFHTVSPGPPSARPPCRVPPTTPLNGGPGSLPPEPPSVSQAFPTLAGPGGLFPPRLPDPVPSGGSSSPCFLPRGNAPSPAPPPPPAISLNAPSYNWGAALRSSLVPSDLGSPPAPHASSSPPSDPPLFHCSDALTPPPLPPSNNLPAHPGPATQPPVSSATMHLPLVLGPLGGAPTVEGPGAPPFLASSLLSAAAKAQHPPLLPPSTLQGRRPRAQAPSASHSSLRPSQRRPRRPPTVFRLLEGRGPQTPRRSRPRAPAPVPQPFSLPEPSQPILPSVLSLLGLPTPGPSHSDGSFNLLGSDAHLPPPPTLSSGSPPQPRHPIQPSLPGTTSGSLSSVPGAPAPPAASKAPVVPSPVLQSPSEGLGMGAGPACPLPPLAGGEAFPFPSPEQGLALSGAGFPGMLGALPLPLSLGQPPPSPLLNHSLFGVLAGGGGQPPPEPLLPPPGGPGPPLAPGEPEGPSLLVASLLPPPPSDLLPPPSAPPSNLLASFLPLLALGPTAGDGEGSAEGAGGPSGDPFSGLGDLPPLLFPPLSAPPTLIALNSALLAASLDPPSGTTPQPCVLSAPQPGPPTSSVTTATTDPGASSLGKAPSNSGRPPQLLSPLLGASLLGDLSSLTSSPGALPSLLQPPGPLLSGQLGLQLLPGGGAPPPLSEASSPLACLLQSLQIPPEQPEAPCLPPESPASALEPEPARPPLSALAPPHGSPDPPVPELLTGRGSGKRGRRGGGGLRGINGEARPGRGRKPGSRREPGRLALKWGTRGGFNGQMERSPRRTHHWQHNGELAEGGAEPKDPPPPGPHSEDLKSIFSQVPPGVVRKSRRGRRRKYNPTRNSNSSRQDIMLEPSPTARVAVPLPPRARPGRPAKNKRRKLAP
- the MBD6 gene encoding methyl-CpG-binding domain protein 6 isoform X1, yielding MNGGNESSRADRAGGPVATSVPIGWQRCVREGAVLYISPSGTELSSLEQTRSYLLSDGTCKCGLECPLNVPKVFNFDPLAPVTPGGAGVGPASEEDMTKLCNHRRKAVAMATLYRSMETTCSHSSPGEGASPQMFHTVSPGPPSARPPCRVPPTTPLNGGPGSLPPEPPSVSQAFPTLAGPGGLFPPRLPDPVPSGGSSSPCFLPRGNAPSPAPPPPPAISLNAPSYNWGAALRSSLVPSDLGSPPAPHASSSPPSDPPLFHCSDALTPPPLPPSNNLPAHPGPATQPPVSSATMHLPLVLGPLGGAPTVEGPGAPPFLASSLLSAAAKAQHPPLLPPSTLQGRRPRAQAPSASHSSLRPSQRRPRRPPTVFRLLEGRGPQTPRRSRPRAPAPVPQPFSLPEPSQPILPSVLSLLGLPTPGPSHSDGSFNLLGSDAHLPPPPTLSSGSPPQPRHPIQPSLPGTTSGSLSSVPGAPAPPAASKAPVVPSPVLQSPSEGLGMGAGPACPLPPLAGGEAFPFPSPEQGLALSGAGFPGMLGALPLPLSLGQPPPSPLLNHSLFGVLAGGGGQPPPEPLLPPPGGPGPPLAPGEPEGPSLLVASLLPPPPSDLLPPPSAPPSNLLASFLPLLALGPTAGDGEGSAEGAGGPSGDPFSGLGDLPPLLFPPLSAPPTLIALNSALLAASLDPPSGTTPQPCVLSAPQPGPPTSSVTTATTDPGASSLGKAPSNSGRPPQLLSPLLGASLLGDLSSLTSSPGALPSLLQPPGPLLSGQLGLQLLPGGGAPPPLSEASSPLACLLQSLQQIPPEQPEAPCLPPESPASALEPEPARPPLSALAPPHGSPDPPVPELLTGRGSGKRGRRGGGGLRGINGEARPGRGRKPGSRREPGRLALKWGTRGGFNGQMERSPRRTHHWQHNGELAEGGAEPKDPPPPGPHSEDLKSIFSQVPPGVVRKSRRGRRRKYNPTRNSNSSRQDIMLEPSPTARVAVPLPPRARPGRPAKNKRRKLAP